A single window of Paracoccus albus DNA harbors:
- the bhcR gene encoding HTH-type transcriptional regulator BhcR has product MDPQDNDKEPDRKARGRPRGWHDVTDQNTIKSLDRAMEVFEFLSENSGCTLTAIANELGQSPATVYRILVTLSARDLVEFDAAEQLWHIGPRAFVVGSRFLRRTSLVERARPILRQLMETTGETANLGIEREGSVLFVSQVETHASIRAFFPPGTMSPMHASGIGKALLANMPNERASRHLQSVSRQSFTEKTIIDPSRMAEELSVILLRGYSVDDEERNTGMRCVAAPVFDIHREAAAGISVSGPTSRITSDKIEELGRCVAAAARELTLAIGGEPLG; this is encoded by the coding sequence TTGGATCCTCAAGATAATGACAAGGAACCTGATCGGAAGGCACGCGGCAGACCGCGCGGCTGGCACGATGTTACCGATCAGAACACGATCAAATCGCTGGATCGCGCCATGGAGGTGTTTGAGTTCCTCAGCGAGAACTCCGGCTGCACGCTGACCGCCATCGCCAATGAACTGGGCCAGTCGCCAGCCACGGTTTACCGGATCCTCGTGACCCTGTCGGCGCGCGATCTGGTAGAGTTCGACGCCGCTGAACAGCTTTGGCATATCGGGCCACGTGCTTTCGTTGTGGGCTCGCGCTTCCTGCGCCGGACAAGCCTTGTCGAACGTGCCCGTCCGATCCTGCGCCAGTTGATGGAAACGACCGGAGAAACGGCAAATCTGGGCATAGAGCGTGAAGGATCGGTCCTGTTCGTCAGTCAGGTCGAGACACATGCCAGCATTCGTGCCTTCTTTCCGCCGGGAACCATGTCGCCGATGCACGCATCCGGCATCGGCAAAGCGCTGCTGGCCAATATGCCGAATGAGCGGGCTAGTAGACATCTGCAAAGCGTGTCTCGGCAGAGTTTCACCGAAAAGACCATCATTGATCCGTCGCGCATGGCAGAGGAGCTTAGTGTCATCTTGCTGCGTGGATATTCAGTCGACGATGAAGAGAGGAACACCGGAATGCGCTGCGTCGCCGCGCCGGTTTTCGACATTCACCGCGAAGCGGCGGCGGGTATCTCTGTTTCCGGGCCGACCAGCCGGATCACCTCGGACAAGATCGAGGAATTGGGCCGGTGCGTCGCCGCAGCAGCCCGCGAGCTGACCCTTGCTATCGGTGGCGAGCCGCTCGGTTGA
- a CDS encoding MFS transporter: MTEKDTNPASLTLVILSLALGAFAIGTSEFAAMGLLPWFAEDLGLSEAQAGHVISSYAFGVVVGAPITTLLGARLPRRRYLAALIAAYGVLNLLAAILPGYSTLVGMRFLAGLPHGGFLGVGMLFAADALPREKRAKGVTQVMLGLTVANIVGVPFAGILVDVLGWRSGFALPGVLALIAAVLILRLAPRVGVDPNAQPMEELKALSNPAVLLTLLVGMIGCGGLFAVYAFLTQAMLVTTTPPNWAVPVMLSAFGIGSTLGSILAARMTIALGPIGACFRLFIFMMITQAFAVWAVGNWQAMIASAFLLGLGSGVFVPLQTRLMDIAGNAQSMAAAMNHAAFNAANGLGPLVAGWALDAGWGWRSSGVVAIGFSLVGILMLGIVWLHARRNGEVIGPARAAPILH, encoded by the coding sequence ATGACCGAAAAAGATACAAATCCGGCCAGCCTCACGCTGGTGATACTTTCGTTGGCGCTTGGGGCGTTTGCCATCGGGACGTCCGAATTCGCCGCTATGGGCCTGCTTCCGTGGTTCGCAGAGGATCTGGGCCTGTCCGAGGCACAGGCCGGCCATGTGATTTCCTCCTATGCATTCGGTGTCGTGGTTGGTGCGCCGATCACCACGCTTTTGGGTGCGAGGCTGCCAAGGCGGCGCTATCTGGCAGCGCTGATCGCCGCCTATGGTGTGCTGAACCTGCTGGCGGCTATCCTGCCGGGCTATTCGACCCTTGTCGGGATGCGCTTTCTGGCGGGGCTGCCGCATGGTGGCTTTCTTGGCGTCGGTATGCTGTTCGCCGCCGATGCCCTTCCGCGAGAAAAGCGGGCCAAGGGTGTCACTCAGGTCATGCTGGGCCTGACCGTTGCGAATATCGTGGGCGTGCCATTTGCCGGCATCCTTGTCGACGTTCTTGGCTGGCGCAGCGGCTTCGCCTTGCCCGGTGTGCTGGCGCTGATCGCGGCCGTGCTGATCCTGCGTCTGGCCCCGCGTGTCGGCGTCGATCCGAATGCGCAACCGATGGAGGAGCTGAAGGCTCTCAGCAATCCTGCGGTTCTTCTGACACTGCTTGTCGGCATGATCGGCTGCGGGGGGCTTTTCGCGGTATACGCCTTCCTGACGCAGGCGATGCTGGTGACGACGACTCCTCCGAACTGGGCTGTGCCGGTCATGCTGTCGGCTTTTGGTATCGGCAGCACGCTGGGAAGCATTCTGGCTGCGCGAATGACCATCGCCTTGGGACCCATCGGGGCCTGTTTCCGGCTGTTCATCTTTATGATGATAACGCAGGCCTTTGCCGTCTGGGCTGTCGGGAACTGGCAGGCGATGATCGCCTCGGCCTTTCTGCTTGGTCTGGGTTCGGGCGTTTTCGTGCCACTTCAGACCCGGCTGATGGATATTGCAGGAAATGCGCAGAGCATGGCAGCCGCGATGAACCATGCCGCCTTCAACGCGGCGAACGGGCTTGGTCCGCTGGTTGCAGGCTGGGCGCTTGATGCAGGATGGGGCTGGCGTTCTTCCGGGGTTGTGGCCATCGGCTTTTCGCTGGTCGGTATTCTGATGCTGGGTATCGTCTGGCTTCATGCGCGCCGCAATGGCGAGGTGATTGGACCGGCGCGCGCAGCGCCGATCCTGCACTAG
- a CDS encoding pyrroline-5-carboxylate reductase: MKLGFIGTGDITKAIVTGLMSADYPLDEIILSPRNAQVSARLAADHPKVVVASDNQQVVDGADLVFLAVRPQVAEKVIRALKFPADKQIVSLIATVTQETLQEWTGTSQPIPRAVPLPAVSDRQGATVIYPADGKLQELFGTLGPVIEATTLDELDALTTSGAVMGLYFGLQETIVAWLAERGISDRDARTFIGKVFLELGRTAAREPEKDFITLREEHSTEGGINEQMFRTFTEQGGTEALNIALNSVAGRILSGRG; encoded by the coding sequence ATGAAACTGGGATTTATCGGTACGGGTGATATCACAAAGGCCATCGTGACCGGGCTGATGTCCGCCGATTATCCGTTGGATGAGATCATTCTTTCACCCCGAAACGCGCAGGTTTCGGCCCGGCTGGCCGCCGATCACCCTAAGGTCGTGGTCGCAAGTGACAACCAGCAGGTGGTCGACGGGGCGGATCTGGTTTTCCTTGCCGTCCGTCCACAAGTCGCGGAAAAGGTTATCCGCGCGCTTAAATTCCCGGCCGACAAGCAGATCGTCAGCCTGATCGCGACTGTCACGCAGGAAACGTTGCAGGAGTGGACAGGAACCTCGCAGCCGATTCCGCGCGCTGTTCCCCTGCCCGCCGTTTCGGACCGGCAGGGCGCGACGGTTATCTATCCGGCGGATGGGAAACTGCAAGAACTGTTCGGCACGCTCGGACCCGTGATAGAGGCAACGACGCTGGATGAGCTGGACGCACTTACCACCTCGGGCGCGGTCATGGGCCTGTACTTTGGCTTGCAAGAGACAATCGTTGCATGGCTCGCTGAGCGCGGGATCTCGGATCGGGATGCCCGGACATTCATCGGAAAGGTGTTTCTGGAACTGGGCCGGACCGCCGCGCGAGAGCCGGAGAAAGATTTTATCACCCTGCGGGAAGAGCATTCGACCGAAGGCGGCATCAACGAACAGATGTTCCGCACGTTCACCGAGCAAGGCGGCACAGAAGCGCTGAATATCGCCCTGAACAGCGTGGCCGGACGGATCCTGTCGGGACGCGGGTAG
- the kduI gene encoding 5-dehydro-4-deoxy-D-glucuronate isomerase, with protein MMMDVRYGAAPGDIDNMNTDRLRAEFMVEGHFKPSEMRMTYTHFDRMIVGGAVPTADPLEFGDGAEVGTPNFFDAREAGIANLGGPGWAEVDGQKFEIGSRDCLYVGRGAKKVRLGSNDAGDPAWFYLNSVPAGADHPTRVITREEAKMVEFGQENRGNFRQLRMYIHPEVGPSCLLLMGITDVPEGQVWNTQPPHLHERRMEAYGYFGMAEEDRVFHFMGRPDNTRHLVVKHGDIVLSPAWSIHMGAGTGPYCFVWGMTGENQAYEDVTPVPVSELR; from the coding sequence ATGATGATGGATGTGCGTTACGGCGCGGCACCGGGCGATATAGACAATATGAACACGGATCGTCTGCGGGCAGAGTTCATGGTTGAGGGCCATTTCAAACCCAGTGAGATGCGGATGACCTACACCCATTTTGACCGGATGATCGTGGGGGGCGCAGTCCCGACCGCAGATCCGCTGGAATTCGGTGACGGCGCGGAGGTTGGTACGCCGAATTTCTTCGATGCGCGTGAGGCCGGCATAGCCAATCTGGGCGGGCCGGGATGGGCCGAAGTCGATGGACAGAAATTCGAAATCGGCAGCAGGGACTGCCTGTATGTCGGCAGGGGTGCAAAGAAGGTTCGCCTTGGCAGCAATGACGCCGGTGATCCCGCCTGGTTCTATCTGAATTCGGTGCCTGCCGGTGCTGATCACCCAACCCGCGTTATCACGCGTGAAGAGGCCAAAATGGTCGAATTCGGGCAAGAGAATCGCGGCAATTTCCGTCAGCTTCGGATGTATATCCATCCAGAGGTGGGACCGTCCTGCCTTCTGCTCATGGGTATCACCGATGTGCCGGAAGGACAGGTCTGGAACACGCAGCCCCCGCATCTGCATGAGCGCCGCATGGAAGCCTATGGCTATTTCGGCATGGCCGAGGAGGACCGCGTGTTCCACTTCATGGGCCGTCCCGACAACACCCGGCATCTTGTCGTGAAACATGGTGACATTGTCCTGTCGCCCGCATGGTCGATCCATATGGGCGCGGGCACCGGGCCATATTGCTTTGTCTGGGGCATGACCGGCGAAAATCAGGCATATGAGGACGTGACCCCCGTCCCGGTGAGCGAACTGAGATGA
- the bhcB gene encoding beta-hydroxyaspartate dehydratase BhcB, translated as MQIPNYDDMLAAHDRIRPHIRLTPVRSSDYLNDLTGAQLFFKCENFQEPGAFKVRGATNAVFGLTKEQAKKGVATHSSGNHASCLSYAAMRRGIPCHVVMPRTAPQAKKDTVRRFGGKITECEPSTSSREEAFARVQAETGSDFVHPYNDSRVIAGQGTCSKELIEQADGLDMIVAPIGGGGMISGTCLTLATLAPETQVIAAEPETADDAFRSFKAGQIIADDAPKSVADGLLVPLKDLTWYFVSNHVAEIYTASEQEIIDAMKLIWKHLRIVAEPSSSVPLATILKNPDAFMGKRVGIIITGGNVDLDRLPWTK; from the coding sequence ATGCAGATCCCCAACTATGACGACATGCTGGCCGCGCATGACCGGATCCGGCCGCATATCCGCCTGACGCCCGTCCGCAGTTCGGACTATCTCAACGATCTGACCGGCGCACAGCTGTTCTTCAAATGCGAGAATTTTCAGGAGCCGGGGGCCTTCAAGGTCCGCGGCGCCACCAATGCTGTTTTCGGTTTGACCAAAGAACAAGCGAAAAAAGGCGTCGCCACCCATTCATCGGGAAACCACGCCTCTTGCCTGTCCTACGCTGCCATGCGCCGGGGCATTCCGTGCCATGTCGTGATGCCGCGCACCGCGCCGCAGGCGAAAAAGGATACAGTTCGTCGCTTCGGCGGCAAGATCACCGAGTGTGAGCCGTCTACATCATCCCGAGAAGAAGCCTTTGCGCGTGTGCAGGCGGAAACCGGTAGCGATTTCGTGCATCCGTACAACGACTCGCGCGTGATTGCCGGTCAGGGCACCTGTTCAAAAGAACTGATCGAGCAGGCAGACGGGCTGGATATGATCGTCGCGCCCATCGGAGGCGGCGGAATGATTTCCGGCACCTGTCTGACATTGGCCACGCTTGCACCTGAAACGCAGGTGATCGCGGCTGAACCTGAAACGGCGGATGACGCCTTTCGCAGCTTCAAGGCGGGTCAGATCATTGCCGACGATGCGCCGAAATCGGTGGCCGACGGGCTGCTTGTGCCGCTGAAAGACCTGACATGGTATTTCGTGTCGAACCATGTGGCAGAGATATACACAGCCTCCGAGCAAGAGATCATCGACGCGATGAAGCTGATCTGGAAGCACCTGCGCATCGTGGCAGAGCCGTCAAGTTCTGTCCCGCTGGCAACCATTCTGAAAAACCCCGATGCCTTCATGGGCAAGCGCGTCGGCATCATTATCACCGGCGGCAATGTCGATCTGGACAGGCTGCCCTGGACGAAGTGA
- a CDS encoding glycoside hydrolase family 88/105 protein, with product MLDRTTIENALSRLVAGFESLRLDGKFDEPNLDGTPGDYVSFDAWEWPQGVGLYGLVQLWLARGRDAALTQTLTGWYDRALARGLPPMNVNTTAPMLALSILWRETREDRFEKVLNDWARKVMEEAPRTPFGGIQHDVSDRLNKGELWDDTLFMVALFLASYGQAAGRRELVEEAVRQFLVHANFLADRETGLWFHGWTFEGRHNFARARWGRGNAWITACLLDLFDLADIAPDAAEFLRDLLRDQVAALIPQQMEDGAWRTLLDDPTSYPETSATAGFAYGLLKGARLGLLGDDARQAGRKALDYVMGQIGPDGVVGGVSYGTRMGHDLQFYRDIPIQPTGYGQSLAMLALVEALKEAE from the coding sequence ATGCTGGATCGTACCACCATCGAGAATGCGCTGTCCCGGCTGGTTGCCGGCTTTGAGAGCCTTCGGCTCGACGGAAAGTTCGACGAACCCAACTTGGACGGTACACCCGGCGACTACGTCAGTTTCGATGCGTGGGAATGGCCGCAGGGCGTTGGTCTTTACGGCTTGGTTCAACTGTGGCTGGCGCGGGGGCGTGACGCGGCGCTGACCCAGACACTGACAGGCTGGTATGATCGCGCCCTGGCACGTGGCCTGCCTCCGATGAATGTGAACACCACGGCGCCTATGCTGGCCCTGTCGATCCTGTGGCGAGAGACCCGCGAAGACCGGTTCGAGAAGGTACTGAACGATTGGGCCCGCAAGGTTATGGAAGAGGCCCCGCGTACGCCTTTTGGTGGTATTCAGCACGATGTTTCCGACAGGCTGAACAAGGGCGAACTTTGGGACGACACGCTGTTCATGGTCGCGCTGTTCCTTGCCTCATACGGGCAGGCGGCGGGGCGTCGCGAGTTGGTCGAGGAAGCCGTCCGGCAGTTTCTTGTCCACGCCAATTTTCTGGCCGACCGCGAGACAGGGCTGTGGTTTCACGGCTGGACATTCGAAGGACGGCATAACTTTGCCCGAGCCCGTTGGGGGCGCGGCAACGCGTGGATCACCGCTTGCCTGCTGGACCTGTTCGATCTGGCCGATATCGCGCCAGATGCGGCAGAGTTCCTGCGGGACCTGTTGCGGGATCAGGTGGCTGCATTGATCCCGCAGCAAATGGAAGACGGTGCGTGGCGCACCCTTCTGGACGATCCGACCAGCTATCCTGAGACCAGTGCCACCGCCGGGTTCGCCTATGGCCTGCTGAAAGGCGCTCGTCTTGGCCTGCTCGGCGACGACGCGCGGCAGGCGGGGCGGAAGGCTCTGGACTATGTGATGGGCCAGATCGGTCCTGACGGCGTGGTGGGCGGTGTCAGCTATGGAACGCGTATGGGTCACGATCTGCAATTTTACCGCGACATCCCGATCCAGCCGACAGGCTATGGCCAGTCGCTCGCGATGCTCGCGCTTGTCGAAGCTTTGAAGGAGGCAGAATGA
- the bhcA gene encoding L-aspartate--glyoxylate aminotransferase BhcA yields MSFQNPVFIPGPTNIPESLRKACDMPTIDHRSPLFGQILHPAREGVRKVLKSDVAEVFIFPSTGTGGWETALTNTLSPGDKVLAARNGMFSHRWIDMCQRHGLDVQIVETPWGEGLPAARYEEILRADTGHRVKAVLATHNETATGVKSDIAAVRRALEAAGHPALLFVDGVSSIASMDFRFDEWGVDIAVTGSQKGFMLPPGLAIVGFSKKAMDATATAALPRTFFDVRDMEKAYANNAYPYTPAVGLLNGLNESCRMLLDEGLENVFARHRRIANGVRAAVDAWGMTLCAASPDVYSDTVSAIRTPDGFNATDIVTHAAQTYGVAFGVGLGEVAGKVFRIGHLGSLTDVMALSGIATAEMVMADLGLPVRLGSGVAAAQEFYRSNPALSRKDAA; encoded by the coding sequence ATGAGCTTTCAGAACCCTGTTTTCATTCCGGGTCCGACAAATATCCCGGAAAGCCTGCGTAAGGCTTGTGATATGCCGACAATCGACCACCGCTCTCCGCTGTTTGGTCAGATACTGCATCCCGCGCGCGAAGGAGTACGCAAGGTACTGAAAAGCGATGTGGCAGAGGTCTTTATCTTCCCTTCGACCGGGACGGGTGGATGGGAAACCGCGCTGACAAACACCCTCTCGCCCGGCGATAAGGTATTGGCTGCCCGAAACGGCATGTTCAGCCACCGCTGGATAGACATGTGCCAGCGTCACGGGCTTGACGTTCAGATCGTCGAAACCCCATGGGGCGAAGGGCTGCCCGCCGCTCGCTATGAAGAGATCCTGAGGGCTGACACCGGACACCGGGTCAAGGCCGTTCTGGCGACGCATAACGAGACCGCAACCGGCGTGAAATCCGACATTGCCGCGGTGCGCCGCGCACTGGAGGCGGCAGGTCATCCGGCATTGCTGTTCGTCGATGGCGTCAGCTCGATCGCGTCGATGGATTTCCGCTTCGATGAATGGGGCGTCGATATTGCCGTCACCGGATCGCAGAAAGGTTTCATGCTGCCGCCCGGATTGGCCATTGTCGGCTTCAGCAAAAAGGCGATGGACGCGACAGCAACGGCCGCCCTGCCCCGTACCTTCTTTGACGTGCGCGACATGGAAAAGGCCTATGCCAATAATGCCTATCCCTACACGCCAGCCGTCGGTCTGCTGAACGGTCTGAACGAATCCTGCCGGATGCTGCTGGATGAAGGGTTGGAAAACGTCTTTGCCCGTCACCGCCGCATCGCCAATGGCGTTCGCGCCGCGGTTGACGCATGGGGCATGACGCTTTGCGCCGCCTCGCCCGATGTTTATTCGGACACGGTCAGCGCGATACGCACGCCCGATGGTTTCAACGCAACCGATATCGTGACCCATGCGGCACAGACCTATGGCGTCGCATTCGGCGTCGGTCTGGGCGAGGTTGCTGGCAAGGTGTTCCGCATCGGCCATCTGGGCAGCCTGACCGATGTGATGGCACTGTCGGGCATCGCAACTGCTGAAATGGTCATGGCTGATCTTGGCCTGCCCGTCAGGCTTGGGTCGGGCGTTGCTGCCGCGCAGGAATTCTATCGCTCGAACCCGGCGCTCAGCCGCAAGGACGCAGCCTGA
- a CDS encoding urate hydroxylase PuuD, whose protein sequence is MYDFAIIWDWIAFSVRWLHVITAMAWIGASFFFIALDLGLRPAPNMPKGCHGEEWQVHGGGFYHIQKYLVAPENMPEHLIWHKWQSYMTWVSGAALLMIVYWVGGELFLIDPSKADLALWQAILISGGSLTIGWLAYDQLCKSALGNRPTVLMLILFAILVFMSWAYNQIFTGRAALLHLGAFTATIMTANVFFQIMPNQRIVVADLKAGRTPDAKYGKIAKLRSTHNNYLTLPVVFLMLSNHYPLAFATEYSWIIASLIFLTGVTIRHYFNTMHATGKGPHWTWGVTVLLMVIIAWLSTARAGESYEESAARDLTVYEQRFAAAGGFEDAANVVIGNCSMCHAREPSWGRLQWAPKGVYLETPADIARHADQIYLQAGKTHAMPPPNAIQMDDEARQTIVAWVKEARSSAAAN, encoded by the coding sequence ATGTACGATTTTGCAATCATATGGGACTGGATCGCATTTTCCGTGCGATGGCTGCACGTTATCACAGCAATGGCTTGGATCGGCGCATCGTTCTTCTTCATCGCGCTCGATCTGGGTCTGAGGCCCGCGCCGAACATGCCAAAGGGCTGTCACGGCGAAGAGTGGCAGGTGCATGGCGGCGGGTTCTACCACATCCAGAAATACCTGGTCGCGCCCGAAAATATGCCTGAACACCTTATCTGGCATAAGTGGCAAAGCTATATGACCTGGGTATCGGGCGCGGCGCTGCTGATGATCGTCTATTGGGTCGGTGGAGAGCTGTTTTTGATCGACCCCAGCAAAGCCGATCTGGCCCTGTGGCAGGCTATCCTGATCTCTGGCGGTTCGCTGACCATCGGATGGCTGGCCTATGACCAGCTGTGCAAATCGGCATTGGGCAACCGGCCTACAGTTCTGATGCTGATCCTTTTCGCGATCCTGGTGTTCATGTCATGGGCCTATAACCAGATTTTCACCGGGCGGGCGGCGCTGCTGCATCTGGGTGCGTTTACCGCGACGATCATGACGGCCAATGTGTTCTTCCAGATCATGCCGAACCAGCGGATCGTGGTGGCGGACCTGAAGGCGGGCCGGACGCCGGATGCGAAATATGGCAAAATCGCCAAGCTGCGTTCGACCCATAACAACTATCTGACCCTGCCGGTCGTGTTCCTGATGCTGTCGAACCACTATCCGCTGGCCTTCGCGACGGAGTATTCATGGATCATTGCCTCGCTGATCTTCCTGACCGGCGTCACTATCCGTCACTACTTCAACACGATGCACGCGACGGGCAAGGGGCCGCATTGGACATGGGGCGTAACGGTTCTGTTGATGGTGATAATTGCCTGGCTGTCCACGGCGCGCGCAGGCGAAAGCTATGAGGAATCAGCGGCGCGTGACCTGACCGTTTATGAGCAACGCTTTGCTGCGGCGGGTGGGTTCGAGGATGCGGCGAACGTGGTCATCGGGAATTGTTCCATGTGCCATGCCCGTGAACCGTCCTGGGGTCGCCTGCAATGGGCGCCGAAGGGGGTTTATCTGGAAACCCCTGCCGACATCGCCCGACATGCGGACCAGATTTATCTTCAGGCCGGAAAAACCCATGCAATGCCTCCGCCAAACGCGATCCAGATGGATGATGAGGCCCGCCAGACCATCGTCGCCTGGGTGAAAGAAGCGCGAAGCTCAGCGGCTGCAAACTGA
- a CDS encoding LacI family DNA-binding transcriptional regulator — protein MRPDGKREKISRRVRLKDIAERCAVSTATVSRALSGRGYVQAELSAQIHEMALRLNYPLPSSLAGRRVLLAVSGPALVDLARNQFTLHVLEGITERCQTLHMSVETRQVSTVEDEIRLLAEAEDDTVAGVLMVTIDDDALLELARNCAKPVIMVNGDDPDMGLSSVTPCNRSAAAMAAQHLWDLGHRRIVFLTCPGRRTIARRLEGWRDVLADHADPSLIVEVADWQPELADAAITERLAKRRDFTAILATGDALAMGAYLALSRNGLTIPGDVSVISIDGLPQTKLLDPPMTVMAIPMREVGAAALDLLCETAANPSLPRRRIELACQLVERGSAGTVNAWSETDLQMRPPGCRKS, from the coding sequence ATGAGACCGGATGGAAAACGTGAAAAGATATCGCGAAGGGTTCGGCTGAAGGATATTGCCGAACGCTGCGCAGTCTCGACGGCGACGGTCTCCCGTGCCTTGTCCGGTCGCGGATATGTGCAGGCGGAATTGAGCGCGCAGATCCACGAGATGGCTCTTCGCCTGAACTATCCCCTACCTTCATCCCTAGCAGGGAGGCGCGTTCTTCTGGCGGTTTCCGGGCCGGCATTGGTCGATCTTGCCCGCAACCAGTTCACCCTTCATGTGCTGGAAGGGATCACCGAACGCTGTCAGACATTGCATATGTCGGTAGAGACAAGGCAGGTCTCTACTGTCGAAGACGAAATTCGTCTGCTTGCCGAAGCAGAGGATGACACTGTGGCGGGCGTGCTGATGGTCACGATTGACGACGACGCCCTGCTGGAACTGGCGCGAAATTGCGCAAAGCCCGTCATCATGGTGAACGGCGATGACCCGGATATGGGTCTGTCATCTGTGACACCGTGCAACCGATCCGCCGCGGCAATGGCGGCGCAGCACTTATGGGATCTCGGCCATCGCCGGATCGTCTTTCTGACCTGTCCGGGCCGACGCACAATCGCTCGCAGGTTAGAGGGCTGGCGGGATGTGCTGGCAGATCATGCCGATCCTTCACTGATCGTAGAGGTAGCCGATTGGCAGCCGGAACTCGCGGATGCAGCGATAACAGAAAGGTTGGCCAAGCGCCGTGACTTCACAGCGATCCTTGCGACCGGCGACGCGCTAGCGATGGGCGCCTATCTGGCACTAAGCCGAAATGGCCTGACAATTCCGGGGGACGTATCGGTCATTTCAATTGACGGGCTTCCACAGACGAAACTGCTGGACCCGCCCATGACCGTCATGGCCATCCCGATGCGAGAGGTCGGGGCAGCCGCGCTCGATCTGCTTTGCGAAACGGCTGCCAATCCCAGCCTGCCGAGGCGGCGCATCGAACTGGCCTGCCAGCTGGTGGAAAGGGGATCCGCAGGCACGGTCAACGCTTGGTCAGAAACTGATCTGCAAATGAGGCCGCCGGGTTGCCGGAAAAGCTGA
- a CDS encoding LysR family transcriptional regulator, with protein sequence MSYFDNIRTFVRVYELGSMSAAGRDLRISPAVTSSRIAQLETHLGVRLFQRTTRNLSPTEQGKAFYRSAAEILEAVANAEAQIVNLTENPKGSLFVAAPLGVGRRLIAPQVAAFLDEYPEVSMRLRLTDRKVDLTSEGLDLAFFLGQPEDSNLRIRKITDVDRVLCAAPAYIERRGMPADGDALLAEKHECLNLRFPGATEFQWLLSTQDGPRRFRVSGRFECDDGDVLTDWALAGHGIALKPLFEVADHLKSGALVQVAQATPPEPIQMACLYTHRRRQDPKSRLFMDFVVGKIASKIRATSLDG encoded by the coding sequence ATGTCCTATTTCGACAATATCCGCACATTTGTTCGGGTCTATGAACTTGGCAGCATGTCTGCGGCGGGGCGTGACCTGCGTATTTCTCCGGCGGTGACTTCATCGCGGATTGCCCAGCTTGAGACGCATCTGGGCGTCCGGCTGTTTCAGCGCACGACGCGGAACCTCAGCCCGACAGAGCAAGGCAAGGCCTTCTATCGCAGCGCGGCGGAGATTCTGGAGGCCGTCGCCAATGCCGAAGCCCAGATCGTCAACCTGACCGAAAACCCGAAAGGGTCCCTGTTTGTCGCTGCACCGTTGGGCGTCGGGCGACGGCTGATCGCCCCGCAGGTTGCTGCATTCCTGGACGAATACCCCGAGGTCAGCATGCGCCTGCGCCTGACCGATCGCAAGGTCGACCTGACAAGCGAAGGGCTGGACCTCGCTTTCTTCCTTGGACAGCCAGAGGACAGCAATCTGCGCATTCGCAAGATTACAGACGTTGACCGGGTCCTGTGCGCCGCGCCGGCCTATATCGAAAGGCGGGGAATGCCAGCGGATGGCGATGCGCTGCTGGCCGAGAAGCACGAATGCCTGAACCTGCGTTTTCCGGGCGCGACAGAGTTTCAGTGGCTGCTGTCGACGCAGGACGGCCCAAGACGGTTCCGGGTATCGGGACGCTTTGAATGCGACGACGGTGACGTTCTGACAGATTGGGCGCTAGCCGGTCATGGCATCGCGCTGAAACCGCTGTTTGAGGTTGCCGATCACCTGAAAAGTGGCGCTTTGGTTCAGGTGGCGCAGGCCACGCCGCCAGAGCCTATACAGATGGCTTGTCTGTATACGCATCGCAGGCGGCAGGACCCGAAGTCGCGGCTGTTCATGGATTTCGTAGTTGGAAAGATCGCATCCAAGATCAGGGCCACCAGCCTTGACGGCTGA